Below is a genomic region from Paenibacillus rhizovicinus.
TACGCTGCTGCTGCTGCCGGAAGGAGAGCATTACGCGGTCAAACCATGCGAGCGTGAAACGGTCTTCTACTGGGTGCATTTCGAGCATAGCGCCTGGCAGCAAGGTCCTCCGGCACCCCTAGTGGACCTGCCCGAGCCGCAATCGCCGTTCGATCATCCGAAGTCGATTCGCATTCCTAAGCATGCCTCGCTGCCGAACCCCATGCTGGCATTCGAACTGCTGCAGCGGCTGATCGAGCTGCCCGTAGGCGACTGTTTCTGGGAGAAACAGCATCTGCTGACGCGGCTGCTCGCCATGCTGGAAGATGTAAGCTCTGCCGTCGCAGCGAATTCCCCGCCGGCCCGGCTTGCCGAGAAAGCCGCCGCTTATCTGCAGCAGCACTACCGGGAGGACATGACGAACGAGAAGCTGGCCGAGGCGCTCCACTTCCATCCGAATTACGTGGTTCGCTGCATGAAAATGAAATACGGCATGACGCCGGTCCATTATTTGCTCCAATTCCGAATGGAACGGGCGAAGCAGCTCCTCGTCTCGACGGAGTGGTCCATCGATCGCATCGCCGAAGAAGTGGGATTCCGCTATTCGCCGTACTTCTCCGCCTGTTTCAAACGCAGCATCGGCATAACGCCGCTCCGGTATCGCAAGCAATATCTCGTCTAGCTTGAACAGCGCGAACAGCGCGCGAAGAGGAGCCTTCGACTCGAGGCTCCTTTTTCGATGACGCGAAGCTTCTCTTTCGAAGACTCGCTTCTCCTCGACTCTCCTTCATCTTCGCTTTGCTTCGTTTCCGTGAAGGATTTCGATCCTCGATACGGCCAAACCGCTATCGAAATACGGGGAATCCAAGTAAATGTCGACCTCGTCCATGACGGACCCATGCGCAATCCGTCCATGAATCTTCACGCTATAGCCTCCGTGTCCATCCGCTCGAATGCCATCCACCTCGTAGGACGCGGATTGGACCGCTCCGAACTTCCCGCTCACCGCTTGGTCGATTCTCGAGTGGAGCTCGAATAACAGAACTTCATTCACTAGCTTCATGTTCGAGAGCGGTTCAACGTAAAGGTCATGCGGGGATTCGGCGGCGGGCTCCGCATGCCCCAGTCCGGAATCGGCACAGGCGAGCATCGCCGCAAGAACCATTAGGGTCAAAATCCGATGCGGCTTCAACGTTCGGCAGTGCTCCTCTCGAATCAGTTCTATATAGTGTTTCAGTAATTTGCCGGAGTATTCCAATAAGCCGCAAGTTCACCGTTCACTGCTCACTGCTCACTGCTCACTGCTCACTGCTCACTGCGCACGACCGTTAACGCAAGGAAGGCCGCTGAACCCCCCGGGTCAGCAGCCTTCCGATTGTTTATTCGAACACCGTTTACAGCGATGCCCCGCGTACGACTACGCTTTATAACCGATACGCTCTCCTTGATAGAAGCCATCCTGAAACGCAAAGCGAATTTCCAATTGCCCTGCGGAGTTCGCAGGCGAAAACCACAACGGCAGTACGGCATAGAGCGTTCCCTGACGGACTTCGTACTGAATGACCTGGCCGTATGCCGGACGATCGTACCACCATTGCGCTCCGTTGCTTTCGAAATCCTCGGCCGGGATTCCGTGCGGAATCAGCCGATCCGCGTGATCGATTTGGATATGGGCACCCTCAGCCGTCACTTTTCCCGGCACGACATGTTTTAACGCATAGGTCTGCCAGTCTTCTAATGGAATTTCCGAGAACGTCTCACTGTCGAATATATGCGCTTCTTCCAATTTGGTCCCTGTCCCGTAGCCGGTGGTCAGAATAACCAGCAGTTCATTCTTGCCGTCCTTGTTCAAGTCTTCCAGCATGATCCGCGGGGCGTAGGAGGGATTGCCGACGTTGTACCAGAACGGGAATTTTCGTGCCATGTTCCCGAACGTCATTCTCATTCCCCAATAGTCTCCATTGACCTTCGTTCCCCATAGGACAGCTTTCTGATTTCCTTTCGAATATTGCGTCAACCGATCTTCTTTATCCGTAATGGATACCTCCGACGTTCGACCATTCCATTGCACGTCCTTGCCAAGCGATTCCGCCGCCGAGCGGATAGGAATCATCACGCTTCCGTTGTCCAGGACAGGACCCTTGCCGGTTTTCGCCTCTGCCCCGTTCACGATCAGACGAATATGACGTTCGGCTATTACCGTGGTGGTCGTCCCCACAAGAACCGCTGCGCTCAGTATCAACACAACCGCTAACTTCTTCCGCCTCACAGTAACACTCCCTACTTTCGTTTCATTGCGTTGTTGACTCGCACAT
It encodes:
- a CDS encoding helix-turn-helix domain-containing protein, giving the protein MTIETCVELKTPPLPYYWESGRTVFQASDRHPNRRQFGLFDLLFVASGGLHIGENGEEWSLGEGDTLLLLPEGEHYAVKPCERETVFYWVHFEHSAWQQGPPAPLVDLPEPQSPFDHPKSIRIPKHASLPNPMLAFELLQRLIELPVGDCFWEKQHLLTRLLAMLEDVSSAVAANSPPARLAEKAAAYLQQHYREDMTNEKLAEALHFHPNYVVRCMKMKYGMTPVHYLLQFRMERAKQLLVSTEWSIDRIAEEVGFRYSPYFSACFKRSIGITPLRYRKQYLV
- a CDS encoding stalk domain-containing protein, which codes for MLILSAAVLVGTTTTVIAERHIRLIVNGAEAKTGKGPVLDNGSVMIPIRSAAESLGKDVQWNGRTSEVSITDKEDRLTQYSKGNQKAVLWGTKVNGDYWGMRMTFGNMARKFPFWYNVGNPSYAPRIMLEDLNKDGKNELLVILTTGYGTGTKLEEAHIFDSETFSEIPLEDWQTYALKHVVPGKVTAEGAHIQIDHADRLIPHGIPAEDFESNGAQWWYDRPAYGQVIQYEVRQGTLYAVLPLWFSPANSAGQLEIRFAFQDGFYQGERIGYKA